A stretch of the Sulfuricurvum sp. genome encodes the following:
- a CDS encoding DEAD/DEAH box helicase, with the protein MNVIETPITEENLATFEDFGLREEIMQSIRHAGFKTPSPIQQMVIPVIMEGRDVVGQAHTGTGKTAAFGLPALNKMHLKGGIETLIITPTRELANQVSDEIFKYGKHLGARTVTIYGGSSYNRQMDLIERGAQVIIATPGRLLDMLSRNMLKGFTPSTVILDEADEMLDMGFLDDINEIFSYLPTERQTLLFSATMPAPIKQLAERILVNPFFASITKSETTNTDITQQYYVIEESERDDAIIRLMDAEDAKKTVVFCRTKKEVDRLSNVLSAAGYSAKGLHGDMEQRQRESVIKGLKTDAVDVLIATDVAARGLHIDDVTHVFNYHIPFDPESYVHRIGRTGRAGKKGVAITLVTPMEFKELQRIRAKVGTTMEHAYIPSKLDVKEAQVTRLVNEIEKQHIYDEAHKVLDLLKQDYDQEQIAYKLISVLMERNTVQGPNNIGIAAERLEKILHNLERRGNERGGQRSGGFNRNRSGGGGYRGSNDRNASGGGYRGNNDRNAGGERSGGGERGNDRGDRSRSFSGGNRSASSKPRS; encoded by the coding sequence ATGAACGTAATAGAAACACCAATCACAGAAGAAAATCTCGCGACATTTGAAGATTTCGGTCTCCGCGAAGAGATTATGCAAAGCATCCGTCATGCCGGATTTAAAACACCAAGCCCGATTCAACAAATGGTTATTCCGGTTATTATGGAAGGGCGTGATGTTGTAGGACAAGCCCATACCGGTACCGGTAAAACAGCTGCTTTCGGTCTTCCTGCATTGAATAAAATGCATTTAAAAGGGGGAATTGAAACCCTTATCATCACTCCGACACGTGAACTTGCGAATCAAGTCAGTGATGAAATTTTCAAATACGGTAAGCACTTGGGTGCACGTACTGTAACGATTTACGGCGGTTCATCATACAACCGTCAGATGGATTTGATCGAACGCGGTGCGCAAGTCATCATCGCAACTCCGGGACGTTTGTTGGATATGTTGAGCCGTAATATGCTTAAAGGATTTACCCCTTCAACCGTCATTTTGGACGAAGCGGATGAAATGCTTGATATGGGCTTTTTGGACGATATCAATGAAATTTTCAGCTATTTGCCGACTGAACGTCAAACATTGCTTTTCTCTGCAACAATGCCGGCTCCGATTAAACAGTTGGCTGAACGTATTTTGGTAAATCCGTTTTTTGCTTCGATTACAAAATCTGAGACAACGAATACGGATATTACTCAACAATACTATGTTATTGAAGAATCAGAGCGGGATGATGCGATTATCCGTTTGATGGATGCGGAAGATGCGAAAAAAACAGTCGTATTCTGCCGAACCAAGAAAGAGGTTGATCGTCTCTCCAATGTCCTCTCAGCTGCCGGATACTCAGCAAAAGGACTTCACGGAGATATGGAACAACGTCAACGTGAGAGTGTTATTAAAGGGCTTAAAACCGATGCAGTGGACGTATTGATCGCAACTGACGTTGCAGCGCGCGGATTGCACATCGATGATGTTACACACGTTTTCAACTACCATATCCCGTTTGACCCTGAGAGTTATGTTCACCGTATCGGCCGTACCGGCCGTGCAGGTAAAAAAGGGGTAGCGATTACCCTGGTAACTCCGATGGAATTTAAAGAGCTTCAACGTATCCGTGCAAAAGTCGGAACTACGATGGAACATGCTTATATTCCAAGTAAATTGGATGTTAAAGAGGCTCAAGTAACCCGTTTGGTTAATGAAATCGAAAAACAGCATATTTATGACGAAGCGCACAAAGTATTGGATTTATTGAAACAAGATTACGATCAAGAGCAAATAGCCTATAAATTGATCTCTGTGTTGATGGAACGCAATACCGTACAGGGACCGAATAATATCGGTATCGCAGCAGAGCGTTTGGAAAAAATTCTTCATAATCTAGAGCGTCGAGGTAATGAGCGTGGCGGACAACGCAGCGGCGGTTTCAACCGTAATCGCAGCGGCGGTGGCGGATATCGTGGTAGCAATGACCGTAACGCAAGCGGTGGCGGATACCGTGGCAATAATGATCGCAATGCAGGCGGAGAACGCAGTGGCGGCGGCGAGCGCGGAAACGATCGAGGAGATCGTTCACGCAGTTTTAGCGGCGGTAATCGTTCAGCTAGCAGCAAACCTAGAAGTTAA
- a CDS encoding HIT domain-containing protein encodes MIYSNPLIYIEIHDSEIPWLKVFTHTHHKEFSECTREEKESIWESLDIIERKMLAYFKPDKINIASFGNMLPRVHWHIMARYANDSYFPEPMWGVKQREGLVSTAPMELFIEELKVELTSRFAAS; translated from the coding sequence ATGATTTACTCCAATCCTCTCATTTATATTGAAATCCACGACAGTGAAATACCCTGGCTTAAAGTTTTTACGCATACGCATCACAAAGAATTTTCAGAATGTACACGTGAAGAAAAAGAGTCTATTTGGGAATCTTTAGACATCATTGAAAGAAAAATGCTTGCCTATTTTAAACCTGATAAAATCAATATCGCCTCATTCGGGAATATGTTGCCGAGAGTACACTGGCATATAATGGCACGCTATGCAAATGACAGCTATTTTCCGGAACCGATGTGGGGAGTTAAACAAAGAGAGGGATTGGTGTCAACAGCTCCGATGGAGCTGTTTATAGAAGAGCTAAAAGTTGAATTAACTTCTAGGTTTGCTGCTAGCTGA
- a CDS encoding beta-ketoacyl-ACP synthase III — translation MYAAFRSIGAYVPSKILTNAELEVMVDTSDEWITKRTGIKERHIAAADERTSDMGVKAAQIAIERSGLAKEEIDMIVCATISPDYFCMPSTATIIATKLGLGKVMAYDISAACTGFVYALSIAKAFIESGMKKNVLIVGAEKLSAITDYTDRGTCILFGDGAGAAVISATENKNEAVIDIHTGSDGSFADLLMTPNGGSGSAHDELDREAAGCFMRMKGNETFKVAVRTLTADVVEILEQNNIESSKITHFVPHQANYRIIKAVGDALELKDEQVVLTVEKYGNTSGASIPMAINDIYESGTLREGDLMLLDAFGGGLTWGSALVPFAGKNI, via the coding sequence ATGTACGCTGCGTTTCGTTCCATCGGAGCTTATGTTCCCTCGAAAATTTTAACCAATGCCGAATTAGAGGTAATGGTTGATACCAGTGATGAGTGGATTACAAAACGGACCGGAATCAAAGAGCGTCATATCGCAGCTGCTGATGAGCGAACCAGCGATATGGGTGTAAAAGCAGCGCAAATCGCGATTGAACGCTCCGGTCTGGCAAAAGAAGAGATCGATATGATCGTCTGTGCTACTATCTCACCGGATTATTTTTGTATGCCCTCAACCGCGACCATCATTGCCACTAAACTTGGTCTCGGTAAAGTCATGGCGTATGATATCTCGGCTGCCTGCACCGGATTTGTGTACGCACTCAGCATTGCAAAAGCATTTATCGAATCCGGAATGAAAAAAAATGTATTGATCGTCGGTGCCGAAAAACTCAGTGCCATTACGGACTATACCGATCGCGGAACCTGTATTCTCTTCGGTGACGGTGCCGGGGCTGCCGTTATCAGTGCAACTGAAAATAAAAATGAAGCAGTTATCGATATTCACACTGGTTCAGACGGCTCTTTCGCGGATTTGTTGATGACGCCTAACGGCGGAAGCGGATCGGCGCATGATGAACTCGACCGTGAAGCTGCGGGGTGCTTTATGCGTATGAAAGGAAACGAGACCTTTAAAGTCGCAGTCCGTACTCTCACTGCCGATGTGGTCGAAATTTTGGAACAAAATAACATTGAGTCTTCCAAAATTACCCATTTCGTCCCTCATCAAGCCAACTACCGTATTATCAAAGCAGTCGGTGATGCACTTGAACTCAAAGATGAACAGGTCGTTTTGACGGTCGAAAAATACGGTAATACATCCGGAGCATCGATCCCAATGGCGATCAACGACATCTACGAATCAGGAACATTGCGTGAAGGCGATTTGATGCTTCTTGATGCGTTCGGCGGCGGATTAACATGGGGTAGTGCCCTTGTTCCGTTTGCAGGAAAAAATATCTAA
- the plsX gene encoding phosphate acyltransferase PlsX, whose translation MIRIAIDAMGGDFGPEPIVKGTLEALKEKSFQPILVGKKDEILSLLPKGYKDKILIVEADDVIDMSDAATDALKRQDSSIYKAVELVRNGQADGVVSAGHSGATMTLATLRLGRLKNVLRPALVTSMPTKSGKRSILMDAGANVDCKAEHLFQFAIMGYYYAHDMYKLSEPRVGLLANGEEDSKGNEITKEAFKLLEGQRGFIGNVEGNNIFDGSCDVIVCDGFIGNLVLKASEGVASTISFFIKEYIRKSPIAITGALLMRKVFHLLKKEIDYAEIGGAPLVGIKGCAIVSHGKSNPKAIKNAIFQAIRYVDNGVNEHIENRLEELKK comes from the coding sequence ATGATTAGAATTGCAATTGATGCAATGGGCGGGGACTTCGGTCCCGAACCGATTGTTAAAGGGACACTTGAAGCACTCAAAGAAAAGAGTTTTCAACCAATTCTAGTTGGTAAAAAAGATGAGATTTTATCTTTATTACCCAAGGGCTATAAAGATAAAATTTTAATTGTTGAAGCGGATGACGTTATCGACATGAGTGATGCCGCAACAGATGCACTCAAGCGACAAGACAGCTCGATTTATAAAGCGGTTGAACTCGTGCGTAACGGTCAAGCTGACGGAGTTGTCAGTGCCGGTCACAGCGGTGCGACGATGACACTTGCTACGCTTCGGCTAGGACGTCTTAAAAATGTACTGCGTCCTGCATTGGTTACTTCCATGCCGACAAAAAGCGGAAAGCGAAGTATCTTGATGGATGCCGGCGCCAATGTCGACTGCAAAGCAGAACATTTGTTCCAATTTGCTATCATGGGATATTATTATGCCCATGATATGTACAAACTGAGTGAACCTCGCGTCGGATTGCTTGCTAACGGTGAAGAAGATTCCAAAGGGAATGAAATTACCAAAGAAGCCTTCAAATTGCTTGAAGGGCAAAGAGGGTTTATCGGAAACGTGGAAGGGAATAATATCTTTGACGGAAGCTGCGATGTCATTGTATGTGACGGCTTTATCGGTAATCTGGTACTTAAAGCTTCCGAAGGGGTTGCGTCAACGATCAGTTTCTTTATCAAAGAATATATCCGGAAATCGCCGATAGCGATTACCGGGGCATTGTTGATGCGCAAAGTGTTCCATCTTCTTAAAAAAGAGATCGATTATGCTGAAATCGGAGGAGCACCTTTGGTCGGTATCAAAGGGTGTGCTATCGTCAGTCACGGGAAAAGCAACCCTAAAGCAATTAAAAATGCTATTTTTCAAGCTATCCGTTATGTAGATAACGGCGTAAACGAACATATCGAAAATCGTTTAGAAGAGCTAAAAAAATAA
- the rpmF gene encoding 50S ribosomal protein L32, whose product MAVPKRRVSHSRAAKRRTHYKISLARPVKDKDGTYKLSHYVNPTTGEYK is encoded by the coding sequence ATGGCAGTACCTAAAAGAAGAGTGAGTCATTCTCGCGCCGCAAAACGCAGAACTCACTATAAAATTTCTCTTGCTCGTCCGGTCAAAGACAAAGACGGCACGTACAAATTGTCTCACTATGTCAACCCGACAACCGGTGAGTACAAGTAA
- a CDS encoding YceD family protein, translated as MKIAFKKLGSQPLHFEANSDNAFFSGDLIMKKSNLAQLNGTITGSISIPCDQCAEEVERSLNEEITFYLSDGIYEGNDEELDVVEIDKSMIDLEELLQSEIELIKSDYFCCKNCEGTSLDREF; from the coding sequence ATGAAAATAGCATTTAAAAAATTGGGATCACAACCGCTTCATTTTGAGGCAAATAGTGACAATGCCTTTTTTTCAGGTGATTTGATCATGAAAAAAAGTAATCTTGCCCAATTAAACGGTACAATTACAGGGAGTATTTCGATTCCCTGCGATCAGTGTGCCGAAGAGGTAGAACGATCTTTAAATGAAGAGATTACTTTCTACCTTAGCGACGGGATTTATGAGGGCAACGACGAAGAGTTGGATGTCGTCGAAATCGACAAATCGATGATTGATTTGGAAGAACTTCTACAATCAGAAATCGAATTGATTAAAAGCGACTATTTTTGTTGCAAAAACTGCGAAGGAACCTCGTTAGATCGAGAGTTCTGA
- the ndk gene encoding nucleoside-diphosphate kinase, producing the protein MEQTLSIIKPDAVAKGVIGKILDRFETDGLKIAAMKKVQLSRQDAEAFYAVHAARPFFNDLVDFMVSGPVVITVLEGENAVLRNRDLMGATNPKEAEAGTIRADFAENIDANAVHGSDSVENAKNEIAFFFSGREIS; encoded by the coding sequence ATGGAACAAACGTTGTCAATCATCAAGCCTGACGCCGTAGCAAAAGGTGTCATTGGAAAAATTTTAGATCGTTTTGAGACAGATGGTCTTAAAATTGCAGCTATGAAAAAAGTTCAGCTCAGCCGTCAAGACGCTGAAGCATTTTACGCAGTACACGCTGCTCGCCCTTTCTTCAACGATCTCGTTGACTTTATGGTAAGCGGTCCTGTTGTTATTACAGTTCTTGAAGGCGAAAACGCTGTTCTACGTAACCGTGACTTGATGGGTGCAACAAACCCTAAAGAAGCAGAAGCTGGAACAATCCGTGCTGATTTCGCTGAAAACATCGATGCTAATGCTGTTCACGGAAGTGATTCAGTTGAAAATGCTAAAAATGAAATCGCATTTTTCTTTTCAGGCCGCGAAATTTCGTAA
- a CDS encoding 4Fe-4S dicluster domain-containing protein: MAVVINDTCINCGACIDECPVEAIVDEDDNPTGEEIYYVYADKCVECVGHHDEPACATACPTEGCITWDEIGASPAHRDDVTAEMRSSKANVVN; encoded by the coding sequence ATGGCAGTAGTCATTAATGATACCTGTATTAACTGCGGCGCTTGCATCGACGAGTGTCCGGTAGAAGCGATCGTAGACGAGGACGATAACCCAACGGGTGAAGAGATCTATTACGTTTACGCTGACAAATGTGTCGAGTGTGTCGGTCACCATGATGAGCCTGCTTGTGCAACAGCTTGTCCGACTGAGGGTTGTATCACATGGGATGAAATCGGTGCAAGTCCTGCTCACCGCGATGATGTAACCGCTGAAATGCGTTCTTCAAAAGCAAACGTCGTTAACTAA
- the metK gene encoding methionine adenosyltransferase — MPKEYIFTSESVTEGHPDKMADQISDAILDYIIEHDPKARVACETLVSNGFCVIAGELKTTSYAPMQEIARQVVREIGYTDATYGFDYRSCAVLNGIGEQSPDINQGVDQESGEIGAGDQGLMFGYACRETDVLMPLPIYLSHRLAERLAQVRKEGIIPYLRPDGKTQVSIRYVDDKPVSVETVVVSTQHAPEISQEKLHADVIEEVIKYVIPAELMSPNIVYHINPTGKFVIGGPQGDAGLTGRKIIVDTYGGACPHGGGAFSGKDPTKVDRSAAYAARYVAKNLVASGACEKATIQVSYAIGVVKPISIMVNSHGTSVVPEEKLESCVKELFNLTPKGIIESLDLLRPIYRKTAAYGHFGRELPEFTWEKTDKVDAIRAYLGL, encoded by the coding sequence ATGCCTAAAGAATATATTTTTACCTCTGAATCGGTCACCGAAGGGCATCCGGACAAAATGGCCGATCAGATCAGTGATGCTATTTTAGACTACATCATTGAGCATGATCCAAAAGCGCGTGTCGCATGTGAAACACTTGTTTCAAACGGTTTTTGCGTTATCGCGGGTGAGCTAAAAACAACATCGTATGCTCCGATGCAGGAGATCGCCCGTCAGGTTGTCCGTGAAATCGGCTATACCGACGCAACCTACGGTTTTGATTACCGCTCGTGCGCCGTACTCAACGGTATCGGCGAACAATCTCCCGATATCAATCAGGGAGTCGATCAAGAAAGCGGTGAAATCGGTGCAGGAGATCAGGGATTGATGTTTGGTTATGCCTGTCGTGAAACCGATGTTTTGATGCCTTTGCCGATTTATCTTTCTCACCGTCTTGCTGAACGTCTTGCACAAGTACGCAAAGAAGGGATTATCCCATATCTTCGCCCGGATGGAAAAACGCAAGTCAGTATCCGCTATGTCGATGACAAACCGGTCTCTGTTGAAACCGTTGTTGTTTCCACACAACATGCTCCGGAAATCTCTCAGGAAAAACTTCATGCCGATGTCATCGAAGAAGTTATTAAATACGTTATCCCTGCAGAGCTTATGAGCCCGAATATTGTCTATCACATCAATCCAACCGGTAAATTTGTCATCGGCGGTCCGCAAGGAGATGCAGGTCTAACAGGCCGTAAAATTATTGTCGATACGTACGGCGGAGCCTGCCCTCACGGCGGGGGTGCATTTAGCGGAAAAGACCCGACCAAAGTAGACCGTTCAGCCGCTTATGCCGCTCGCTATGTTGCTAAAAATCTTGTTGCATCCGGTGCATGTGAAAAAGCAACCATTCAAGTCTCTTACGCCATCGGTGTCGTAAAACCTATTTCTATTATGGTGAATTCTCATGGAACCTCCGTTGTTCCTGAAGAAAAACTGGAGAGTTGCGTAAAAGAGCTCTTCAACCTTACGCCGAAGGGCATTATAGAATCTCTTGATTTATTACGCCCGATTTATCGAAAAACGGCGGCATACGGCCATTTTGGACGGGAACTTCCTGAATTTACATGGGAAAAAACCGATAAAGTTGATGCCATCCGCGCGTATCTCGGTCTATAA
- a CDS encoding phosphoribosyltransferase family protein — translation MIYYDYKRFCTDVQLLSVQCKPFEADTILAVARGGMSLGHALSMALDIRNLHSIRVESYDGDAQREKVSILSHCDLSCSRHVLIVDDIVDSGKTLMTLLPMLRLQNPLCEFKVATLFTKPSALMQPDFSLHEATDWIDFFWERDFLKKGSL, via the coding sequence ATGATATACTATGATTATAAACGATTTTGTACCGATGTTCAACTCTTAAGTGTACAATGCAAACCTTTTGAGGCCGATACGATTCTCGCTGTTGCACGAGGGGGAATGAGCCTTGGTCACGCCCTTTCTATGGCTTTAGACATTCGCAATCTGCACAGTATTCGGGTAGAGAGTTACGACGGAGATGCGCAACGCGAAAAGGTGAGTATCTTAAGTCACTGCGATCTCAGCTGTTCGCGACACGTTCTTATTGTGGATGATATTGTTGACAGCGGTAAGACACTTATGACGCTTCTCCCAATGCTCCGTCTACAAAATCCCTTATGCGAATTTAAAGTGGCGACTCTCTTTACCAAACCAAGCGCCCTCATGCAACCTGATTTTTCCTTACACGAAGCTACGGATTGGATCGACTTTTTTTGGGAAAGAGATTTTTTAAAAAAGGGTTCGCTATAA
- the der gene encoding ribosome biogenesis GTPase Der — MKKLAIIGRPNVGKSSLFNRLLKQRDAITSEQAGTTRDVKKRVAVVVDKEVEILDTGGLDEGCELFDRIKEKSLKAAHEADIILFMVDGKSLPEEDDKKLFYELESMGKAIALVVNKIDNDKMQEKLWEYYEFGTDRIFGISVAHNRSVLPLLNWIASELPDSSIVAPEPEVAEEDEMDGFDAALRASSDDEEFDEDEDDGFFIPEEDDEEEETSIEALEEAYRGIVKEYEAGDVNQMKVAIIGRVNVGKSSLLNALLGEDRSVVSSVAGTTIDPIDETIEYNDKKITFIDTAGIRKRGKILGIEKYALMRTEEMLETADIALLVLDASQPFMDLDEKIAGFVDKNRLACLIVLNKWDLAPREDYDKIIAEVRDRFKFLSYAPIITISAQSKQRVHKIFEMLLKINENYSQRIPTGKLNEVIQAAMRKHILPSINGMNIRLYFATQYDIRPPRIALIMNKPQGLHFSYRRYLTNQLREQFDFEGTPVLFKAKAKNQKKKPQPHKKRSMW, encoded by the coding sequence ATGAAAAAATTAGCGATTATCGGTCGTCCGAATGTCGGCAAGAGTTCCCTTTTTAACCGTTTGCTCAAACAGCGTGATGCCATTACTTCTGAGCAGGCCGGGACGACGAGAGATGTCAAAAAACGGGTTGCCGTCGTGGTGGACAAAGAAGTAGAGATACTCGATACGGGCGGTTTGGACGAAGGGTGTGAGCTGTTCGACCGGATCAAGGAAAAATCCCTTAAAGCGGCACATGAAGCAGATATTATCCTCTTTATGGTGGACGGTAAAAGTCTTCCGGAAGAAGACGATAAAAAACTTTTTTATGAACTTGAATCGATGGGAAAAGCGATCGCGCTTGTCGTCAATAAAATCGATAATGACAAAATGCAAGAGAAGCTTTGGGAATATTATGAATTCGGTACGGATCGTATTTTCGGTATTTCAGTTGCCCATAATCGATCGGTTTTGCCACTTTTGAATTGGATTGCGTCAGAGCTTCCGGACTCTTCTATCGTAGCCCCTGAACCTGAAGTGGCTGAAGAAGATGAGATGGACGGTTTTGATGCCGCTTTGAGAGCATCTTCAGATGATGAAGAGTTTGATGAGGATGAAGATGATGGATTCTTTATTCCCGAAGAAGATGACGAAGAAGAGGAAACATCGATCGAAGCGCTCGAGGAAGCGTATCGCGGTATCGTCAAAGAGTACGAAGCTGGTGATGTCAATCAGATGAAAGTCGCGATCATCGGTCGTGTCAACGTCGGCAAGAGCTCACTCCTTAATGCATTGCTCGGAGAAGACCGCTCGGTGGTCAGTTCGGTAGCCGGAACAACGATCGATCCGATCGATGAAACGATCGAATATAATGATAAAAAGATCACCTTTATCGATACCGCAGGGATTCGTAAACGGGGAAAAATTCTCGGGATTGAAAAATATGCCCTGATGCGTACCGAAGAGATGTTGGAGACGGCGGATATCGCATTGCTCGTACTCGATGCGTCGCAGCCGTTTATGGATTTGGATGAGAAGATTGCCGGTTTTGTCGATAAAAACCGTCTCGCGTGTTTGATTGTCCTCAATAAATGGGACTTGGCACCACGCGAAGATTACGACAAAATTATTGCGGAAGTACGCGACCGCTTTAAATTTTTGAGCTACGCTCCGATCATCACGATTTCGGCACAGAGCAAACAGCGGGTCCACAAGATTTTTGAAATGCTCCTCAAAATCAATGAAAACTATTCACAGCGTATTCCGACCGGAAAACTCAACGAGGTTATCCAAGCAGCAATGCGCAAACATATCCTGCCGAGTATCAACGGGATGAATATCCGTCTCTATTTCGCGACGCAGTACGATATCCGTCCTCCGCGTATCGCATTGATTATGAACAAACCGCAGGGACTCCATTTCAGTTATCGCCGATATTTGACGAATCAGTTGCGAGAGCAGTTTGATTTTGAGGGAACTCCGGTACTCTTTAAAGCGAAAGCGAAAAATCAGAAGAAAAAACCGCAGCCGCATAAAAAACGGTCAATGTGGTAA
- a CDS encoding CopD family protein, protein MYSWILWFHIISMVSWFAVLFYLPRLFVYHVENGTNHGFIEVVEVMEMKIYKYIGVPAFWATLLSGTALIVLSTGHYGINVFQMGGWMHAKLTLVAILSAYFFSLGHYRLKLKENTAYKSGKFFRMYNEVPTLLLMGIVALVIVKPF, encoded by the coding sequence ATGTATAGCTGGATTTTGTGGTTTCATATCATCTCTATGGTCTCATGGTTTGCCGTCCTCTTCTACCTTCCCCGCCTTTTCGTTTACCATGTCGAAAACGGAACGAACCACGGGTTTATCGAAGTAGTCGAAGTGATGGAAATGAAGATTTATAAGTACATCGGCGTCCCTGCATTTTGGGCAACATTACTTTCGGGAACAGCCTTGATAGTACTCTCGACCGGACATTACGGAATCAATGTGTTTCAAATGGGGGGATGGATGCACGCCAAACTGACTCTGGTAGCTATCTTGAGCGCTTATTTTTTCTCACTCGGACATTACCGTCTGAAACTCAAAGAAAATACGGCCTATAAAAGCGGGAAGTTTTTTCGAATGTATAATGAAGTTCCCACCCTTCTATTAATGGGAATTGTTGCACTGGTTATAGTAAAACCGTTTTAG
- the trxC gene encoding thioredoxin TrxC — protein sequence MSKINVVCPHCGGVNAIPVKDSYQKAACGHCKASLLDTKPISVNTESFDRIMLNDERLIIADFWAPWCGPCRSMAPSFEEAARTFPLKAQFIKINTEEQQQLGARFGIRSIPTVIAFKNNRIVDQFSGALPTPQIIAFVKKNL from the coding sequence ATGAGTAAAATCAACGTCGTCTGCCCCCACTGCGGGGGTGTCAATGCCATCCCCGTCAAAGACTCCTATCAAAAAGCTGCCTGCGGGCATTGTAAAGCATCTCTTCTCGATACCAAACCGATCTCAGTCAACACAGAGAGTTTTGATCGGATAATGCTCAATGACGAGCGGCTGATTATCGCCGATTTTTGGGCACCGTGGTGCGGACCGTGCCGAAGTATGGCACCTTCATTCGAAGAAGCCGCTAGAACCTTTCCTCTCAAAGCGCAATTTATTAAAATCAATACGGAAGAGCAGCAACAGCTTGGAGCACGTTTCGGTATCCGATCCATTCCGACCGTCATCGCTTTTAAAAATAACCGTATCGTCGATCAGTTCAGCGGTGCCTTGCCGACTCCCCAAATTATCGCCTTTGTCAAAAAAAATCTGTAA
- the raiA gene encoding ribosome-associated translation inhibitor RaiA has translation MNVQIRSKEVKLTQHLNDHIATAIENFKRYHLDITTVNVMITKEKKGVGVEFDMHIAHAQPVVISDVDEDLDTAIDMAIERANKALRRLHDKVKDHHATSLREIEVIEEAAE, from the coding sequence ATGAATGTCCAAATTCGCTCAAAAGAAGTAAAACTTACTCAACATCTAAACGATCATATTGCTACCGCTATTGAAAATTTCAAACGTTATCATTTGGACATTACAACTGTCAATGTTATGATTACTAAAGAGAAAAAAGGGGTTGGCGTCGAGTTTGACATGCACATTGCCCACGCTCAACCCGTCGTTATTTCGGATGTCGACGAAGATCTCGATACTGCAATCGATATGGCGATTGAACGGGCGAATAAAGCCCTTCGCCGTCTCCATGATAAAGTAAAAGACCACCACGCTACTTCACTTCGCGAAATTGAAGTTATCGAAGAAGCCGCTGAGTAA